ACGAAGTTCGCTGGAAATATATAGTTGTCGTAATGCGACATCGTTCGTTCGCTGGAAATATATAGATGTCCTAATGCGGCATCAAACCGCATGCAGTAGAATGACACgtgatatttaaataaaaaatgtaaaatttacaacccaaaaaaaatttctaagccCTACAGCCACTCACCTAATAATTGtagaatttattaattttttcctctttgtcGATGGACATgtgatatttaaataaaaaatgtaaaattaaaagaGGAGTTATAGGATTATGTGAAATAATCATTGTATTCTAAAAAGTTAAACGCAGCTGGCGTGCAGGATCTCCTACTTTAATataatgtgaaacaaccgttatactctaaagacttaagttgttaaaaaataatatttatatatttttatatttaatatattacaatTCGAAGTTGATTGTAGACCTACAGCAGCACTCTATTTGAATTGGACGCCGGGTTATTGATGTTTTAACGTAGAAAGTAATGATTTTCAGATGAAATATCTTTTGGTTGCAACTTGCAAGTTCTAATGGTCCTAATTACCATCAAGAAGAATAAATGCTCATCTCAAGATGCAATCAAATGGCTGATAATAACACTTGAGAACTTataactacaggatactaagttgatacactttaaactatataatactaaaataaaaaaaatacgaagCCACAggagtagtatttgaagtttatcctacaatatataatatatgctcTCAGTAGTCCAGAGATAAAAGGTCTCCAGGTCAAGTAGCCTAATTGTACATTTGATACTTCgccatataatattttatcccCATTAAATACATCATAGAACTAGTCACCACACAAAAGTTTTTGGAAGTTACGTAGAGAGAACAGGGAAACTGTAATTAATGAAAAATACTCGATTTCTTTGCAAAGTCTTACTATGAAACAATAAGCCCAATGAAGATTTTCGGTAAAAGATGAAAAACAATGTAATCGATGAAAATTCCTACAAGAAGTTAAAGCTAGTAAAAATGCAATCGCCAAAGTAATCTtagcatttatttatatacaactCAAGAACAGTAATTTACCTAGTGTTCAAAGGAACAGCTCTGTTTTGCTTCTTTGTATATTCTGaaacaaatacaaaagatgataatacAGAAAAATTGTACGGTGGCTCAAAAAGGTGGTTTTCACAACAGCTCAAACATAATTTCAATTGATACACTGTAGAAATTGACGGATCACAAGTAGCCTTTATTTGCATGCGGAGCAATTCATATTGTGTTGGGAATATAAAACATGGATAAAAATCTGGACGAACTGCTAGGATGGAACAAATTTCGATCCCTGTATCGATCAAAATGCAAGAGGATATCAGGCATGAAGCTAATCTGCTCGTGATTGACCAGCGCGAGAAGATAGAATGATGCCAACAATGAGGCCATAAAGAGCCAGTGCTTCGGCGAAGATGAGGATGAGAATCATTCCGACAAAGAGTTTTGGCTGTTGAGCATTGGCTCTGCACAATTAAGAAACAGCACCATTTACATTAATCTAAAGAGGTTCTATTTAGCTTTAACTAGGTAAGCCATAAGCGTAATTAAGAAGGATAGCCAACAACTTAACTATAGTTAATAACAAATACCTTGAAGTAGATTCAACCTTTACCACTTTAAAATGATTTTATTTTGCATAATTTAAACATGAGATTTAATAAGTTTCCTCAGAGATTGGTAAAAGCCAGCATTACCAGCAAAGAAAGCACATAACAATCATCAATAGAATGTTTCCAAAACAAAAGGGTCTATAAATTAGGCACATGCTGTTGCAGTTCATCTTGATATTTAAACCAACCGACAATTATTAGACCGTTATGTGCACCAACTACCAAGACTTCTGAAGTTTGCAATAATTGATCTAAATACATCTAGAAAAGATGCTGTTAAATATATCGCTTCTTTTATAACATAATGGTATGAATATTTGTTGTATGATCCATGATGAACCAGGTTTGCCAAATTTGGTGTGAAGGAATTTGATTAATATTGGCTGAAGTATGCATGTTTTTCATGCTACATAGCATGAAGACTTTTGCATGGCCTATGCATTCGGCCATTAATTAGGTAGGGCCCCATgaacaaaacaaagaaaagagaacTTGAGTTTCTCCTCGTCAAAATGCATTAATATGCAGAGGCACTTGAGTTTCTCCTCAGCACCAAATTTAGTCTATGAAGTGTTATGTTATTTATCAAAGCAAATTAACAGTTAGTTATCAATGACAGCTATCATTCTTGAAGCACTTCATAGACTAAATATGTAAGGCTTTTACAAAGTTCCATTGTTGGCCCACTGTCAAAATAGCCACTCCACCTTGTATCAGCCACAGTTTATAAAATTCACTAGAATTTTGTACATGAtcaagcaaaataaaatatgaaaagaaccAAAGTTGCAATAGTTAAATTGGGTATTAAAATTTGGGACTCCAACTTCAATGAAGAGAACAATCAACTTCAATAAAGAGGTCAATCAAACAACTTTAAGACCGACCACTTACAGCTATATGGAACTGAAGTACCAAAAAAAACATAGGAGCTTCCTGTTGCTTTATTTGGACAGCCTGAGAACTAAAATTGGCTTCAacacatttttttctctctgaacTTTTAGCAACAAATTTGCAAACCAATAAGCCCAAGGAAGTTGAgcacatacatgcatacatatatacatatgcccATGCATAAAGAGAATGTGAAATATGCTAATGAATCTCAAGCACACAGagaaagaattttcttttttttttggaaataacAGTTTTCTCAGTTGTCTGCTCTCAAGACCAGtcaaattttatgtaattatgaACTAACACTTGGCACAGCATACGAACCAATATAACATGATGAATTGGTACACTGCCATAAAGAGCTTCCTTTCTAATTTGAATAGGTATCGTACCAATCCAATGCAAGACAGAAAACAACTAAAAAAGAGAAAGTCTGCATGCAATAAACATCAAACATGTCAATAACCACAGCATAGAAATTTTTGTGCTCAacgcaaggatttaagtgtcgatCAGCATGGGTCTTACTCACCGTGCCGACAGAATATCGGTACAATACGTCCCCCGTGTTGATGACACGGCTTGAAACCCTCATTTCTTTGGAATTAGCAAATAGTTACCTCAATAAagtacaaaatttttataaatatattataataagtaATCAGAATATGCTAGTGCCAAggaaaatatttcatgccattatatgTCGACACAGGTATTTGTTGTGATCGGAATGCATAAAGCACAGCACGACAAGCACTGTGTCAGCAGGTTTTGACACAGTCCCATGCTATGGCACTTGCATCCTTGATTCAACCATAGGAACTCGTGAATATACAATACACAACTAGTGTGATGCAACAAGATTAGGTTACTGAAGAACATACAGAAGTCAAATATATTGATGATTATGATGTTAGAAGCAAACAGGGCACAAAGCTATCCTTACAAAAGGTGCAAGCAGTTTTCAGACAGCCACATTTTCTTCCCATTCCGCCTCTTTATACTATCTCGCATCAGAAAGAACTGTCCACTCTCAATCACTCACATAACTAACCATCCGACTCGCATACTCGCTAATCATTATCAATCATTCACTCttaggccttgtttggatgTCTAAATAAGCTATCACATGATAACTTATTCCatatgaagatttttttttgtgaatttggAAGAAAGGAGTTTGAGTTTTGCTCTTTGAAAGGTCTTGAGATGCTTGATTTTGTAGGATAGCATATTTTATCTATGatgtgatttatcttattcggAAAAAATGATTTGAAGGTCGAATGTGATAttcattctaaatatttgatcacatTTCTTATCTACTAAATATTACATGATTGTGTAGTAAACCAAAGAGATATGCCGAATaagatgttcatgcatccaaatagaGCCTTAGTGCCAAAAGTACCTTGAATAACTTCGCGGAATATAGCTAGTTtgtttaaaatcaaattatgGTATCAAACATAAATCCTACATTTTAGCCAACTCTGAGACCTCTAGTCGCTTCTCTCACCTCCAATGTAGATCATGCTCTTTTCTCCGCAAATACATGCCAATCTCACTTCCTACATCCACAGAATCCCCAATGATGCGGTAACTTTAAATCCATACATAAGCTCACTAATCATTAGTGTTAGCAATATGACAAAATGAGCTCTTAGTCACAAGTGACAAAGATGCTAACTTATTATAATACGGTTGTCCTTATATGCTCGAACACATCCGAAGTATCTTCGACAACGACACAACTGGGATGTGATAGGTGAACCGTTGCGAAGGTCTCAAAGCAAATCTACGTGGATTTAACCTATATAATCGGCATATCTTCTAAATATCTTCATTAATGTCCGATAATTGATACCCCTAGCAGCTTAACATTGAAAGATTTCATAGTCAAAATGCACGCATGCACACTCTCAACACAATCAAAGCATATTTCCCTTGCGaattgaataatatatatatcacaagAAAACTATCAGATCAGTTACCTGACACCAGCATCGCCGACGATGCCGATGGCCATGCCAGCGGACAGTCCGGCGAGGCCACAGGCGAGGCCGGAGGAGAGGTGGGCGTATCCGTCGAAGAGGTAGTAGGACTTGGCCTTGGGGTTGATCCCGGTGCTGATGATGACGGCGATGATGAGCCCGTAGATGCCGAGCACTCCCGCCATGACCACGGGCACGATCGACTTCATCACCAGCTCCGGGCGCATCACCCCCATCGACGCCACCCCCACTCCGCTCTTCGCCGTCCCGTACGCCGCCCCCATGCCTGTAtaaagcagagagagagagagctagggtttAGAAAACGGAAGCGGGCgagaaggaggagggagaggaggggtttagggttaggccattagggttagggtttcacaCAGGAGAagacgagggcggcggcggcgccgaggaAGCCGAAGAAGGGGGCGGTCTCGTCGCCGCTGAAGCTGGACATCGTCGGAGGAGGTGAATTGATCGGATCGCGGGGTCGCTGCGTCCTTCTAGTCTCTTCGagaaataagaagagagagagagagagagagagagagagagagagtaaccgGAATTTCCTGTTTATTTCGCTACTTGTGCCGTATATGGATCATGAATGGCGTGTCCACTGTAAAAAAATTCCCAAGTACTATTATCgttattattttttctgaaataattgacaatattgaaatattatattattccttttatttatatttttttgaatatactttttaaattttaaaaaagtgtaaatatataattaaaccaGTCAAAACGGACATAGATGTAGCTCTATCGATTTTCGTCGATAGATCAAATTTGTTTCGCCTTGTTTTTTTAAGCCTTCTATGAAAtctttaatatttgatttagtataatttattataatatataagtaatattttaaaatttagagagatAATTATGAATTATCCCTActgatatttttattattattaatttggcTTAGGGTAAAAGCAATTTTGGAGTCAATCTCGacgttgttattattattattattattattattattatcttcaTTATCAGTCGATCTAAAGCCGGGTTGTCAATGGACCAACTCGACTCAAAACGCAATCACGGCCCACGGGAAACCCGACCCAACTCTGATTCCAAGTGCGACTCTGATTCGACCTAAATCCAGGATTTAAACCCTCCGTCCCAACTCAATTTTGTCCTACGACAAATCCTCGATTCTCCGTGCTCTCTCCCTTCAATTCCCTGCGCTTTTCTCCTCTCATCAATTCTCTACGATACGATTTCGAGGTACGTATTTTTGATTCGatctcctttttttaaaaaaaaaaatttgtagcaATTTATAGATTgtcaaaatatataacttttcgGGTCCTTTTGAGGcgatagagttttttttttttgttaaaaaaaaagaggcttgTTTACTTTTGTTTTGTGGTGTTTTTTCATCATGTTATTGTATGTAATTTGGGGGAAAAAGTTACTTTTTTGGTTATCTTTGTTGATCTTCGTTAAAAGAACTTCTTTTCCCTAGTGTACTCGATAGGAAAAAGTAATTTGTTGCTTTTCTATTCTGCGGCCAAAGATCAAATTGCGATATACGAAGAAGTTTGGTGACTAAAATGTTCGAATACTTGGATTTGTAAAAGCATGCTGTGTTAGATTGTAAagagttaaatttgaaaaataacaaGAACCACAGGGGAAGAACAACTAAATATTTTTGCTTATAAgaattatatagatatagacattgatatagaattaggctataCTTTAGTTCAAACTGAGTCTAGATTTTGTCTTTTGCTTTTCTTGATTCATAAACAGTACATAGCTGGAAAGTTGCAATTTGCGCacgtataaaattttatataacttACTCAGATATGCTTAATGCCGCCCATGTTAGCATTACAGTTCCCGCAGTATTCTGTGACTTGTTTTTGGCTTTTTAGTCGTTTAATTGCCGTATGCTAATCGTTGATTATTATTTGCTTGCTAGTAGGGTCCTTGAAGGTTGTTCTTCCTGATTATTCACAATGGTAAGTCCGACTTGATGTGATTGTCAATACTTGATTATTTTATGCGGCATGTCTCAATAATTCTTACTGTTGCATGAATGTATAATCTTGAATTTTTAAGTTACGCTGATACATATTATCTCTTTCATTCACTCCATGCAATGTCCCCTGCTGTATTTGCTTCTAGCATATGTTTTAAGCATCTTTgctatatttattttatgaagGATTTTCCTTTTTAAATTCAGGGGAAAGGTTATTTACTGCTATATAATTTGGATGTGCAATATACCCACTAGCTAATGTTGGAGTGTCGAAGACATCTGTTTGAAACATTGCATGCATGAATTGTAAAATTAGTTCATATGATAGTTTTGTAATTGCATATGAAGTTGTTGGTGTGCAGATTGTTGAATGACAAGTGAAAAGTGGTATAGAATAATCCTTTCGTGCAAGCATATCATGTTAAAACGGCACCTTTTACTTCTCTATTATTTGCAGGGAGATGTATATTATTTCCAGTCGAAAGGTAGTAGTATATTAAGTGTATAAAAAGGAAGATGGATTTCTAGATAGAGCAATTCATTATTCTTATTTATCTGAACAAAAAGCTATATGACATTTTACTTGGAATGAGTTTTGCTGATTTTCAAACCTAACTGTGTTGAAGAGAACATGTTGCAGTTGGAGTGGCATAGTTATGCTTAGTCTTGGATATTTTGATATCTTTGCTTCCGATGCTGCACTTACAATGACAATTCTTCATTGTAATTTAACATATAtgcattttgattttacaatttTTGGTTCTCACTCCTTGGCACAGAATCTTGGACGGTATCGACCGCATGATTTCTACAGAGATTCTTTCAAGCAAATTTATTGCTGTCGCTCAGCATCTTCTGTCAAAAAGGTTTGCTGTTCCTTGCACGCTTTTTTCAATGTCGTTATGTGGATTTCAAGCTTATAAAGGACGAAACTTAGGGACTATTATAAAAGAGGTAATTGATCAGCAGGAGTTTCAGCTaagtatatgaatttcttagatATTTTTTGAACAGTAGAGAGACCTATtgtctaagttatttatttaataactcGCTGATTTTTTCTTATGTTGAATAAATCATTTGATATGTACTACAATTCCTGTCATTTCATAGCAGATATATTGTATGGTGTATTTTAAATAGTTCAGCTTAAAATTAGTATCCTTTGAACTAAGAGTTATATGAATgataaaaatgcactttttaaGCTTTTGCATAAATAACCAATATTTGAGTTGAAAATTACCTTTCTATGTTTTAgttcttaaaatttataaattcagtATCAGATATGATTATTGGATCAGTGGTAGGCGTTTAAGTTTCTTTCTTGTTGATGCACCCTCTGCACGCCTTACTTTGTCGGCTATAGATCATCTACTGCTGTGAGCACATGCTTTACTTTCTCTTTTgacgctaccaatttggctttGTAGCTAGTTATATCATAATGCTTTCGGTGCTTTGTTAAGACTTGCAATATTATAGAAATTACACTTGAAAATGAAAAACTTCTTAAAGAGTCCTTCATCTGTTCTCTTCATTTTGGGAACAACATTGTTCCCgtattttaacaaattgagTTTCTTTGTGCAGCCACATCTGGAATTTGGTGACAAAGGTTTGTCCATGAACACCATCTAATAATATCAGTGTTGCACTTTTCTTTCATTATTCTCCGACTAACATGGTTTTTCTCTATCCAGTCATAATGCCTATATCTGCTCTTAATCGGCTAGGTAAATCAAACTGATTACCTGAATGCTCTTTTGTCTttgtctttttctctttcatcaCTTTGTTCTATTGGAATGCTATCTGGTTGCTGGTTATATGCTGCTaaactgcttttttttttatatatatatatatattccctaGCATCCTTAGATATTGACTATCCAATGTTATTCGAGATTCACAATGATGCCGCTGACCGAGTATCGCACTGTGGTGTATTAGAGTTTGTAGCAGAAGAAGGCATGATCTACATGCCTAATTGGGTAGGCACATCACTTCGAAATTTTTGATCAATTTGCTGTGTTTTCAGTAGATAAATGAGATTCtattgaacttttatttttttggataaatttcCTCTCGTTTATCTCTAGATGATGCAAAATATGCTTTTACAAGATGGAGACATTGTCCATGTGCAAAACACCAGTCTCCCTAAGGGCACATTCGTCAAACTGCAGCCTCACACAAAAGACTTCTTAGATATCTCAAACCCCAGGGCCATGTAAGT
This genomic window from Ananas comosus cultivar F153 linkage group 3, ASM154086v1, whole genome shotgun sequence contains:
- the LOC109708178 gene encoding V-type proton ATPase 16 kDa proteolipid subunit, whose translation is MSSFSGDETAPFFGFLGAAAALVFSCMGAAYGTAKSGVGVASMGVMRPELVMKSIVPVVMAGVLGIYGLIIAVIISTGINPKAKSYYLFDGYAHLSSGLACGLAGLSAGMAIGIVGDAGVRANAQQPKLFVGMILILIFAEALALYGLIVGIILSSRAGQSRAD